Proteins from a genomic interval of Motacilla alba alba isolate MOTALB_02 chromosome 11, Motacilla_alba_V1.0_pri, whole genome shotgun sequence:
- the CHST4 gene encoding carbohydrate sulfotransferase 4 isoform X2 — translation MHCCSRDCLEACVPQQRTCVRAALLESGLVVLLKDLLSNNAHMEEKPSPVHILILSSWRSGSSFTGQIFSQHPSVFYLMEPAWHVWVKMYQNSAKVLHMAVRDLVRSVFLCDMSVFDAYMSSQKKKSDLFQWETSRALCSPPACDSFSRSDIITAGNCKTICGKYPFSKVEEACKTYSHVAIKEVRFFDLKVLYPLLTDPSLNLKIIHLVRDPRAVFRSRENTMADLKRDSNIVVGSQKTKGEMGPYNTMQVICKSHVEIYKAGSQAAPSFLKDRYLLVRYEDIVRDPLARAAQMYRFAELHFTPELQKWVHNITHGKGHGTQAFQIGSRDALTVSQAWRKTLPFQKIEKVQNVCKDAMDLLGYRLVQSEEEQKNMSLDLLFAQNSSEDQILKAEKLVSASTF, via the exons ATGCACTGTTGTTCGCGTGACTGCCTGGAGGCGTGTGTACCACAGCAGCGTACGTGTGTGAGGGCAGCTTTGCTTGAATCGGGTCTGGTGGTGCTTCTCAAGGACTTGTTAAG CAACAATGCCCACATGGAAGAAAAACCTTCTCCTGTCCACATCCTCATTCTTTCCTCATGGCGGTCAGGATCCTCCTTCACCGGACAAATCTTCAGCCAGCACCCCAGTGTCTTCTACCTGATGGAGCCTGCATGGCACGTTTGGGTTAAGATGTACCAGAACAGTGCCAAAGTCTTACACATGGCAGTGCGGGACTTAGTCAGGTCGGTCTTTCTGTGTGACATGTCTGTGTTTGATGCTTACATGTCTAGCCAGAAGAAAAAGTCTGATTTATTTCAGTGGGAGACAAGCCGAGCCTTGTGCTCTCCACCTGCCTGTGACTCATTCAGTCGCAGTGACATAATCACTGCAGGCAATTGCAAAACCATCTGTGGCAAGTACCCATTCAGCAAGGTGGAGGAAGCTTGTAAAACCTATAGCCATGTAGCCATCAAGGAAGTTAGGTTCTTTGACCTGAAAGTTCTCTATCCCCTTCTCACTGATCCATCCCTGAACCTCAAAATCATTCACTTGGTACGTGATCCTCGGGCTGTGTTCAGGTCCCGAGAGAATACAATGGCAGACCTGAAACGCGACAGTAACATTGTTGTGGGGTCTCAGAAGACAAAGGGAGAAATGGGGCCCTACAACACAATGCAGGTGATCTGCAAAAGCCACGTTGAGATATACAAGGCAGGAAGTCAAGCCGCTCCAAGCTTCCTGAAAGACCGGTATCTGCTGGTTCGCTATGAAGACATTGTCAGAGACCCGCTAGCAAGGGCTGCTCAGATGTACAGGTTTGCGGAACTCCATTTCACACCAGAGCTTCAGAAGTGGGTCCACAACATCACCCATGGAAAAGGTCATGGAACACAGGCCTTTCAGATTGGGTCGAGAGATGCACTGACAGTATCCCAGGCCTGGAGAAAGACACTTCCTTTccagaaaatagaaaaagtgCAAAATGTGTGCAAAGATGCAATGGATTTGCTGGGCTACCGGCTTGTTCAGTCtgaagaagagcagaaaaatatgtCTCTGGATCTCTTGTTTGCCCAGAACTCCTCTGAGGATCAAATTTTGAAGGCAGAAAAGCTGGTCTCTGCATCCACTTTCTGA
- the CHST4 gene encoding carbohydrate sulfotransferase 4 isoform X1: protein MHCCSRDCLEACVPQQRTCVRAALLESGLVVLLKDLLRSFAIMVKSRRVQVLLILTVLSFLLIHFLPCSNNAHMEEKPSPVHILILSSWRSGSSFTGQIFSQHPSVFYLMEPAWHVWVKMYQNSAKVLHMAVRDLVRSVFLCDMSVFDAYMSSQKKKSDLFQWETSRALCSPPACDSFSRSDIITAGNCKTICGKYPFSKVEEACKTYSHVAIKEVRFFDLKVLYPLLTDPSLNLKIIHLVRDPRAVFRSRENTMADLKRDSNIVVGSQKTKGEMGPYNTMQVICKSHVEIYKAGSQAAPSFLKDRYLLVRYEDIVRDPLARAAQMYRFAELHFTPELQKWVHNITHGKGHGTQAFQIGSRDALTVSQAWRKTLPFQKIEKVQNVCKDAMDLLGYRLVQSEEEQKNMSLDLLFAQNSSEDQILKAEKLVSASTF from the exons ATGCACTGTTGTTCGCGTGACTGCCTGGAGGCGTGTGTACCACAGCAGCGTACGTGTGTGAGGGCAGCTTTGCTTGAATCGGGTCTGGTGGTGCTTCTCAAGGACTTGTTAAG gTCCTTTGCAATCATGGTGAAGTCTAGAAGAGTGCAGGTACTCCTGATTCTGACAGTTCTGTCCTTCCTTCTTATCCACTTCCTACCCTGCAGCAACAATGCCCACATGGAAGAAAAACCTTCTCCTGTCCACATCCTCATTCTTTCCTCATGGCGGTCAGGATCCTCCTTCACCGGACAAATCTTCAGCCAGCACCCCAGTGTCTTCTACCTGATGGAGCCTGCATGGCACGTTTGGGTTAAGATGTACCAGAACAGTGCCAAAGTCTTACACATGGCAGTGCGGGACTTAGTCAGGTCGGTCTTTCTGTGTGACATGTCTGTGTTTGATGCTTACATGTCTAGCCAGAAGAAAAAGTCTGATTTATTTCAGTGGGAGACAAGCCGAGCCTTGTGCTCTCCACCTGCCTGTGACTCATTCAGTCGCAGTGACATAATCACTGCAGGCAATTGCAAAACCATCTGTGGCAAGTACCCATTCAGCAAGGTGGAGGAAGCTTGTAAAACCTATAGCCATGTAGCCATCAAGGAAGTTAGGTTCTTTGACCTGAAAGTTCTCTATCCCCTTCTCACTGATCCATCCCTGAACCTCAAAATCATTCACTTGGTACGTGATCCTCGGGCTGTGTTCAGGTCCCGAGAGAATACAATGGCAGACCTGAAACGCGACAGTAACATTGTTGTGGGGTCTCAGAAGACAAAGGGAGAAATGGGGCCCTACAACACAATGCAGGTGATCTGCAAAAGCCACGTTGAGATATACAAGGCAGGAAGTCAAGCCGCTCCAAGCTTCCTGAAAGACCGGTATCTGCTGGTTCGCTATGAAGACATTGTCAGAGACCCGCTAGCAAGGGCTGCTCAGATGTACAGGTTTGCGGAACTCCATTTCACACCAGAGCTTCAGAAGTGGGTCCACAACATCACCCATGGAAAAGGTCATGGAACACAGGCCTTTCAGATTGGGTCGAGAGATGCACTGACAGTATCCCAGGCCTGGAGAAAGACACTTCCTTTccagaaaatagaaaaagtgCAAAATGTGTGCAAAGATGCAATGGATTTGCTGGGCTACCGGCTTGTTCAGTCtgaagaagagcagaaaaatatgtCTCTGGATCTCTTGTTTGCCCAGAACTCCTCTGAGGATCAAATTTTGAAGGCAGAAAAGCTGGTCTCTGCATCCACTTTCTGA
- the CHST4 gene encoding carbohydrate sulfotransferase 4 isoform X3: MVKSRRVQVLLILTVLSFLLIHFLPCSNNAHMEEKPSPVHILILSSWRSGSSFTGQIFSQHPSVFYLMEPAWHVWVKMYQNSAKVLHMAVRDLVRSVFLCDMSVFDAYMSSQKKKSDLFQWETSRALCSPPACDSFSRSDIITAGNCKTICGKYPFSKVEEACKTYSHVAIKEVRFFDLKVLYPLLTDPSLNLKIIHLVRDPRAVFRSRENTMADLKRDSNIVVGSQKTKGEMGPYNTMQVICKSHVEIYKAGSQAAPSFLKDRYLLVRYEDIVRDPLARAAQMYRFAELHFTPELQKWVHNITHGKGHGTQAFQIGSRDALTVSQAWRKTLPFQKIEKVQNVCKDAMDLLGYRLVQSEEEQKNMSLDLLFAQNSSEDQILKAEKLVSASTF; the protein is encoded by the coding sequence ATGGTGAAGTCTAGAAGAGTGCAGGTACTCCTGATTCTGACAGTTCTGTCCTTCCTTCTTATCCACTTCCTACCCTGCAGCAACAATGCCCACATGGAAGAAAAACCTTCTCCTGTCCACATCCTCATTCTTTCCTCATGGCGGTCAGGATCCTCCTTCACCGGACAAATCTTCAGCCAGCACCCCAGTGTCTTCTACCTGATGGAGCCTGCATGGCACGTTTGGGTTAAGATGTACCAGAACAGTGCCAAAGTCTTACACATGGCAGTGCGGGACTTAGTCAGGTCGGTCTTTCTGTGTGACATGTCTGTGTTTGATGCTTACATGTCTAGCCAGAAGAAAAAGTCTGATTTATTTCAGTGGGAGACAAGCCGAGCCTTGTGCTCTCCACCTGCCTGTGACTCATTCAGTCGCAGTGACATAATCACTGCAGGCAATTGCAAAACCATCTGTGGCAAGTACCCATTCAGCAAGGTGGAGGAAGCTTGTAAAACCTATAGCCATGTAGCCATCAAGGAAGTTAGGTTCTTTGACCTGAAAGTTCTCTATCCCCTTCTCACTGATCCATCCCTGAACCTCAAAATCATTCACTTGGTACGTGATCCTCGGGCTGTGTTCAGGTCCCGAGAGAATACAATGGCAGACCTGAAACGCGACAGTAACATTGTTGTGGGGTCTCAGAAGACAAAGGGAGAAATGGGGCCCTACAACACAATGCAGGTGATCTGCAAAAGCCACGTTGAGATATACAAGGCAGGAAGTCAAGCCGCTCCAAGCTTCCTGAAAGACCGGTATCTGCTGGTTCGCTATGAAGACATTGTCAGAGACCCGCTAGCAAGGGCTGCTCAGATGTACAGGTTTGCGGAACTCCATTTCACACCAGAGCTTCAGAAGTGGGTCCACAACATCACCCATGGAAAAGGTCATGGAACACAGGCCTTTCAGATTGGGTCGAGAGATGCACTGACAGTATCCCAGGCCTGGAGAAAGACACTTCCTTTccagaaaatagaaaaagtgCAAAATGTGTGCAAAGATGCAATGGATTTGCTGGGCTACCGGCTTGTTCAGTCtgaagaagagcagaaaaatatgtCTCTGGATCTCTTGTTTGCCCAGAACTCCTCTGAGGATCAAATTTTGAAGGCAGAAAAGCTGGTCTCTGCATCCACTTTCTGA
- the LOC119705431 gene encoding telomeric repeat-binding factor 2-interacting protein 1 isoform X2 — translation MAAMAAGGAGAAMAGGQAGAARSRSLFLWDDGHPMRFYLRPGLAKLRLAPLVLAGGGRLCRVQEPGAVLLAQPGEVAPDGAVSTEYVAECVKRNQRLPLEPFLLTARGRLAFTEAEDAALLQAVRGQGMVRVSGRALWIELERSGLTRHSWQAMRDRYLRHLLPRLWGERGHSGGAGLRGGVVATSVGRCGLADDPRVFPQSPRRRRIPRRSGVCSRQLIGSSKARSVVGQVVETMERFMEKFAVDLLTVTQAFLKNSGDVEATSYFLQTGQRLDGYPVWSRQDDLELQKDDEHVRNKLIAKFGAENVAKRIVFRES, via the exons ATGGCGGCGATGGCGGCGGGCGGAGCTGGAGCGGCGATGGCGGGCGGCCAGGCCGGAGCAGCGCGATCCCGATCGCTGTTCTTGTGGGATGACGGGCATCCTATGCGGTTCTACCTGCGGCCCGGCCTGGCCAAGCTGCGCCTGGCGCCCCTGGTGCTGGCGGGCGGCGGGCGCCTGTGTCGGGTGCAGGAACCAGGGGCCGTGCTCTTGGCGCAGCCCGGCGAGGTGGCTCCCGACGGGGCCGTCTCAACCGAGTACGTGGCGGAGTGCGTGAAGCGCAACCAGCGGCTGCCGCTGGAGCCCTTCCTGCTGACAGCCCGCGGCCGCCTGGCCTTCACGGAGGCGGAGGATGCGGCGCTGCTCCAGGCGGTGCGCGGCCAGGGCATGGTGCGGGTGAGCGGCCGCGCGCTGTGGATAGAGCTGGAGCGGAGCGGCCTGACGCGGCACAGCTGGCAGGCCATGCGCGACCGCTACCTGCGGCACCTGCTGCCGCGGCTCTGGGGTGAGCGGGGCCACAGCGGCGGAGCCGGGTTGCGAGGGGGCGTGGTGGCGACCAGCGTGGGTCGCTGTGGCCTGGCAGACGATCCCCGCGTGTTTCCGCAGAGCCCCCGCAGACGGAGGATTCCACGCAGATCAGGGGTCTGTTCGAGGCAGCTAATCGGGAGTTCGAAAGCACGGAG TGTGGTGGGACAAGTAGTAGAAACTATGGAGCGCTTCATGGAGAAGTTTGCTGTGGACCTGCTCACTGTTACACAGGCCTTTCTGAAAAACAGCGGTGACGTGGAAGCTACTTCATACTTTCTGCAAACAGGGCAGCGCTTGGATGGGTACCCTGTGTGGAGCAGACAGGATGATTTAGAATTGCAAAAGGATGATGAACATGTCAGAAATAAACTGATAGCCAAATTTGGAGCTGAAAATGTAGCAAAGCGGATAGTGTTTAGAGAGAGTTAA
- the LOC119705431 gene encoding telomeric repeat-binding factor 2-interacting protein 1 isoform X1: MAAMAAGGAGAAMAGGQAGAARSRSLFLWDDGHPMRFYLRPGLAKLRLAPLVLAGGGRLCRVQEPGAVLLAQPGEVAPDGAVSTEYVAECVKRNQRLPLEPFLLTARGRLAFTEAEDAALLQAVRGQGMVRVSGRALWIELERSGLTRHSWQAMRDRYLRHLLPRLWEPPQTEDSTQIRGLFEAANREFESTESESDSSDVAELSTQDGVRRSPGETTSELKTGPEDSAFPDIQLQRQERPKSTCSSSSVVGQVVETMERFMEKFAVDLLTVTQAFLKNSGDVEATSYFLQTGQRLDGYPVWSRQDDLELQKDDEHVRNKLIAKFGAENVAKRIVFRES, from the exons ATGGCGGCGATGGCGGCGGGCGGAGCTGGAGCGGCGATGGCGGGCGGCCAGGCCGGAGCAGCGCGATCCCGATCGCTGTTCTTGTGGGATGACGGGCATCCTATGCGGTTCTACCTGCGGCCCGGCCTGGCCAAGCTGCGCCTGGCGCCCCTGGTGCTGGCGGGCGGCGGGCGCCTGTGTCGGGTGCAGGAACCAGGGGCCGTGCTCTTGGCGCAGCCCGGCGAGGTGGCTCCCGACGGGGCCGTCTCAACCGAGTACGTGGCGGAGTGCGTGAAGCGCAACCAGCGGCTGCCGCTGGAGCCCTTCCTGCTGACAGCCCGCGGCCGCCTGGCCTTCACGGAGGCGGAGGATGCGGCGCTGCTCCAGGCGGTGCGCGGCCAGGGCATGGTGCGGGTGAGCGGCCGCGCGCTGTGGATAGAGCTGGAGCGGAGCGGCCTGACGCGGCACAGCTGGCAGGCCATGCGCGACCGCTACCTGCGGCACCTGCTGCCGCGGCTCTGGG AGCCCCCGCAGACGGAGGATTCCACGCAGATCAGGGGTCTGTTCGAGGCAGCTAATCGGGAGTTCGAAAGCACGGAG TCAGAAAGTGACTCTTCAGATGTTGCAGAACTTTCCACACAAGATGGAGTGAGAAGGTCCCCAGGAGAAACAACATCTGAGCTGAAAACTGGGCCAGAGGACTCTGCTTTCCCTGACATTCAGTTACAAAGGCAAGAAAGGCCAAAAAGCACTTGTTCTTCTTCCAGTGTGGTGGGACAAGTAGTAGAAACTATGGAGCGCTTCATGGAGAAGTTTGCTGTGGACCTGCTCACTGTTACACAGGCCTTTCTGAAAAACAGCGGTGACGTGGAAGCTACTTCATACTTTCTGCAAACAGGGCAGCGCTTGGATGGGTACCCTGTGTGGAGCAGACAGGATGATTTAGAATTGCAAAAGGATGATGAACATGTCAGAAATAAACTGATAGCCAAATTTGGAGCTGAAAATGTAGCAAAGCGGATAGTGTTTAGAGAGAGTTAA